One genomic region from Cydia amplana chromosome Z, ilCydAmpl1.1, whole genome shotgun sequence encodes:
- the LOC134661439 gene encoding uncharacterized protein LOC134661439 produces the protein MKLLGVLLLCAVVVAVPTAVEKIDPGFDISDNGLTDSERLSAGVEFLINQLIRQLFNYIRLIINNGSAIFGIPPLDPLFLEEFHVYLPLGLINLDLVLKNALMSGVGGFVVHTSTFTPSELSFAVDISVPSIVVEAENYDLVGDLLTAIPLYGNGKARFQIDGFRFRGTLILKQSEDGQSVLVDKVINSAYEIPYFKSELTGVIGGGNIDQVVNAMLEDVIVDYANRFQGAIAAAVSVAVPAVANPVLSTLDTWKFIDRFV, from the exons ATGAAGTTGCTAGGAGTTTTGCTACTGTGTGCCGTCGTGGTAGCGGTGCCGACCGCCGTAGAAAAGATCGACCCCGGCTTCG ATATTTCCGACAATGGGCTTACGGACTCCGAGAGGCTCTCCGCAGGAGTTGAATTCCTTATCAACCAGTTGATCCGTCAGCTATTCAACTATATCCGTCTCATCATCAACAATGGATCCGCAATCTTTGGCATTCCACCTCTAGACCCCTTATTCTTGGAGGAATTCCACGTATACCTTCCATTGGGACTCATCAA CCTTGACCTGGTGCTGAAGAACGCCTTGATGAGTGGTGTCGGCGGGTTCGTGGTGCACACCAGCACCTTCACGCCCTCGGAACTGTCCTTCGCGGTGGACATCTCTGTACCCAGCATTGTGGTCGAAGCCG AGAATTACGATTTGGTTGGAGATCTGTTAACTGCTATTCCTTTGTACGGAAATGGCAAAGCAAg aTTCCAAATTGATGGTTTCCGCTTCCGTGGAACGTTGATTCTGAAGCAATCGGAGGACGGCCAGTCGGTGCTAGTCGACAAAGTCATCAACTCTGCTTACGAGATTCCTTATTTCAAG TCCGAGCTGACCGGCGTGATCGGAGGCGGTAACATCGACCAGGTAGTGAACGCCATGCTCGAGGACGTGATCGTCGACTACGCCAACCGCTTCCAGGGCGCCATCGCCGCCGCCGTGTCGGTCGCGGTCCCGGCGGTCGCCAACCCCGTGCTCTCGACGCTCGACACCTGGAAATTCATCGATAGATTCGTCTAA